attttcacctgtctgatcaaaaaatacactgtaaacattACTTACAgttttaacttggcaaatgcccgttgtataagcgggataatccacggttAGCCTTGCCAGTCTGTCTGCTTTATAAACTGAGCAGATCTTCTAAATTCTATAGAAATTTTACACaataaaatggtttaaaatgcTAATTCTACAAAAGAATAAACTGACTATTCTGAGTAGGCTAATAGCTCTATTCTCGTACTTAAACCTATGGGCAATTGTTTAGGACTATGGGATAAACACTGGGTAAACAGAAAACTAATCAGTTATCTAGTTACTGGTGACAAAATCAATGGGAAACAAAAGAAGACTCTGCAGATTAATGTGAGAATGCATtcactttttattttgaattgacCCACAGTCACAAAAAGCGGAAGACATACAAGGGAAATTCTTTCAAGACAACATTTATAAGAAAGAATTGAGAATAAAAACAAGCAACATgttcaatattttgtgttgtttttttatagcAACCATCTGGTTTTGCAAACTAAtgttcttttaaaaatattttctctgaCAAATAGCCTATGGAAAGGTTAGTTCACGGCTGACCTTTGAGGTCTggagatgtgtttttatttatattatcagTGAAAGGTTTAGGGTCACTTTCTGTATTTaaatttttctacattttttggactgcttttcttaaatatttagtttaagtAATCTAttaaacaattttattaaataacattttactttacttatGTTACAGCATTTAAAGACTTTTCACTATGATTAAAATAGTTTCAGATAAGCCTACATTTttgaccatttatttatttatttgctgtgTAGCAtatttttccatttcaaaaataacatttatgttataattatgaaaacaataaaacacaattcaaGAAATTTAATTCTGGGTTAAAGTGCTAAACATTTTTGGTTTATAACCAAAACCTGGAAGTGCATTGATAAGATTTTTTAACACAATATTATTACAGGAAAAGTTGAACAATTTGACATTTATAATTTCAGTATTTATGGTTCATGGGTTTGATCTTTCTCTTGTATTATACCTCTTAATTCAGCTTGTGCAGTGCTCATTGTCATTTAAATCAATTAAACAACAGCACGAGTGACGAAAACTGTTGTGATGGCAGTTGCAGCCATTATTGAATAGTGAAGAGTCCATGGAGATGCAGAAGAGGGCGTGTTTGTGTATCCTGAAAAGTTAAGGAaagaatatattaataataataatcgagAATAGGTCAGGACTTATCTGAATCAGCAGTTAATACACTGCATACTACACTGTGCACCTGTGTTTGTGTTCGTTTTCACGGTAGTTTGTTGTACAGTTGCCGTGTTCGCCTGATTAATTGTGGTAAGTGCATCTGTATAAGGAGTAGCTATTGGCACGGGAATTGAAATATTAGAATCAAAACAGATCAccaaaatgctgaaaaacgaaaCATCAATATGTAAATGTTATGCTAATTTGTGTAGTTTCCAAACTCACCTGCTTTGATAGTATCATTGATGATGTTCAGGGGGATGTCACTGATCGTAACAGCATTGTATAGAACATCTTCTACATTAGCGGTGCTTGGGACCACGGAAGTGTTCTCAAAGACCAGAGTCATATCAACTTTAATGGATCCCTTTCTGTACAACATAGAGGAATCATGTTCATGTGCTGTCATAATGTACTTAGAATGTAGTCATCGTAATCATCAGGGTTATCATCAGTTTTATACTTACGAGAAACTGTTGACTCTTGACCGCTTGAATTCTTTATATTTCTCCTTGTACAGTTTGTTTATCTGCATGTGATGAACAACATgataatttaatacatttatgagCAAATATAGCTTTTGCAACAACAAACGAAATACCAGTTCATTAAACGTAATATGTTTTCAAAAGATACTGACATTGTGaattttatttcatgtatttttttatggaCAGGCCAATATTGCCTTTTAATTGACAGTTTGAGAAAAAGCACAGTGAATGTGATCAGTGCCATAGCTCAGTCTATTACTTATTTGCATAACAGAATTGACATGAAAAACATTCCATGACACAGCTCATGTAACAAGTTTTCTCGTTGCTTTAATTGATCATTTCTGGAACAAGAAAGGCTTACCGCAATAACCACTTTAGTGGCCAAGGAGAGGAAATCGTCGGTCGTTCTGTCACTATACACTATGTCGAAAGTTTCGTTGAGACTGAATAGTAAGTCTATGCTTCCCTCGTTCCGGTCCGGTCGATGAGTAGGTAACTCAGTTGGAACATACATTGCTGCTGCTGATGTTGGGGGTTTCAATGAAGCTGGTTCGTGTCGTGGTGGTGCTGGTGAAGTATGCGGCGCAGATGCGTTTCTTGTTGAAGCATTTGTGGACTTTATTGTTGGAGGTAGAGGAGTTGTTCTTGTATATGTGGTTGTGTTTTCAGTTGATTTTAATGTTTGTGTAGTTGGTGATACAGACTTTAGGACTGTTGGAGGTGCTACTGGTGGCGCTGTTGTGGTTGCGTTTGTTGTCGGTCCTTCTAAGGCATGAGCCACTGTTATAGGCTTCATTGAAACTTGTGTTGTAGATTGAGTTTTGGCTGGTGGAGGTTCCGTTGGTACTAAGGTTGAGGCTTCAGATTCAGTGGCTTTCTTGGCTAAGACTGTAGTTTTAGCATCTTCTGTTGAAGAATTTATTACAGAAGATGAACCCTGAGTTGACGTAGTCTTGGCTGTACTTGCATCTGGTTGATTTATAGCAATTGTTGCTGTGCTTGTCCCTGGTGCATTTACTGTATTGGGTACATTTGATGATGTGTTGGATTTTTCCATTGTAGTGTGTGCGCTTAAAGCAGTACTTGCATCATCTTGTGTTCCATGTTCTTGTGTTACTCTGATGGCACTGGTGGGTCCCTTAAAAGTCTGAGCTTCTGTTACTGGCTTTGAAGCAACTATTGCAGATTGAGTTTTTGCTGGTGAAGGTTCCATTGTAACTCGAGAAGTTTGTGGTACCGAGGTTGAGGATTTAGATTCAGTAGCAAGCTTTGTAGAGCCGGTTGTTGTTGTCTTTGTAACTTCTGTTGTAGATTTTATTACAGAGGATGAACCCTCCGCTGATGTAGTCTTGGTTGTACTTGTTACTTGGTTATTTATAACAGTTGCTGCTGTGCCTGGTGCATCTGCTGTATTGGGTGCGTTTGTTTTGGCTGTACTATATTCTTCTTTAAATGTTGTATGTGCTGTTGAAGCAATGCCTGCATCTGCAACTTGTGTTGTAAATTTAGTTTTAGCTGGTGAAGGTTCCATTGTGACTTGAGAGGTTTGTAGTACCAAGGTTAAGGCTTCAGGTACAGTAGCAAGCTTTGCTAagcctgttgttgttgttgtccttGCTTCTGCTATTGCAGAATTTATCACAGAGGTTGAATCCTGAGCTAATGTAGTTTTGGTTGCAGTTATTTCTGGTTCATTTATAAAAGTTGTTGTTGTGCTCGATCCAGTTAATGTAGTGGTTGCATTTGTTGAGTCGTCTATATTTGATTCGTTCAACGTTGTATGTGTTGTTGAAGCAGTACCTGCCTCAGCTTGTGTTCCGGGTTCTCGTGTTACTCTGATGACAGTGGTCGGCCCCTCTAAGTTATGAGCCACTGTTACTTGTTTTGATTTAACTGTTGTAGATTCCGTTTTGGCTGGTGATGACTCAGTTGTAACTTGAGATGTTTCTGGTGCGAAGGTTAAAGTAGCTTCAGGTAAAGTAGCCACCTTTGCTTGACCTGTTGTCGTTGTCCTTATATCTACTGATGCAGATTCAGAATTTATTACAGAGGATGAACCCTGAGCTGAAGTCTTGGTTGTACTTGTTTCTTGTTCAATCATAACAGTTGTTGCTGAGCTTGTGCCTGGTGCATTTGCTGTGTTAGATTCTTTCAATATCTTATGGGTTGTTGAAGCAGAATTTAAATCAGTTTGTGTTGCTCTGATGACAGTGTTTGGTGCTAAGGTATGAGCCACTGTTACTGGCTTTGATGTAACTGTTGCAGTTTGGTCTAGTGGAGGTTCCATTGTAACGTGAGATGTTTCTATTACCAAGGTTTTAGGTACTGTAGCACTCTTTGTTAAGCCTGTTGTTGTTGTCCTTGTACCTTCCGTTGTAGATTTGAATACAGAGTTTGTATATTCGGCTGGTGTAGTCTTGGTTGTAATTGCTTCTGGTTCATTTATAACAGCTGTTGATGTGCTTGTCCCTGATTCAGTTGCTCTAGTTGGTGTTTTTGATGATTGTGCTGTATTAGATTTCAATGTTGTATGTGTTGTTGAAGCTGTACCTGCATCAGCTTGTGTTACTCTGATGACAGTGGTTTGTCCCTCTAAAGTATGGGCCATTGATACAGGCTTTGATGTTTCCTGTACCAAGGTGAAATCTTCAGGTAaagtgtttgttgttgttgtccttATATCTACAGTGGAAGATTCAGAATTTATGACAGAGGATGAACCCTGAGTCGAAGTAGTCTTGGTTGTAATTGCTTCTGGTTCATTTATCACCGTTGTTGATGTTCTTGTCCCTGATTCAGATGCTCTAGTTGGTGTATTTGATGATTGTGctgtatttgatttcaatgtaGTATGTGCTGTTGATGCTGTATCTGCATGAGCTTGTGTTGTAGACTCTTGAGTTACTCTGATGACAGTGGTCGGTCCCTCTAAGGTATGAGCCACTGTTACTGCCTTTGATATAACGGTTGTAGATTTGGCCATTGACGACTCAGTTGTAACTTCAAGTGTTTCTAAATCATTAGGAAAAGTAGCTACCTTTGATTCGTCTGTTGTAGTTGTACTTACATTAACTGTTGCAGATTCAGAATTTATTACAGAGGATAAACCCTCTGTTGGTTTAATCTTGGTTGTACTTGCTTCTGGTTCATTTATAACAGTTGTTGCTGTGCCTGTCCTCGGTGCATTTGCTGTATTGGGTGcatttgtttttgctgtgttAGATTCTTTCAATGTAGTATGTGCTGTCGAAGCAGTACCTGCATTATCGTGTGTTGCAGGGTCTTGTGTTACTCTGAAGACAGTGGTCGCGCTTCCTAAGGTATGAGCCACTGTTACTGGTTTTATTGAAACTTCTGTTACAGATTCAGTTTTGACTGGTGAAGGTTTTGTTGtaactttaaatgtttctgGTACCAAGGTTGAGTCTTCAGGTACAGTATCCAGCTTTGCTAAGCGTGTTGTTGTTCTTGTAACTTCTGTTGTAGATTTTATTACAGAAGATGAACCCTGTGCTAATGTAGTCTTGGTTGTACTTGTTTCAGGTTCGTTTATAACAGTTGTTGCTGTGCTTGTCCCTGGTGCATGTGCTGTATTGGGCACATCTACAGTATGAGCCACTGTTACTGCCTTTGATATAACGGTTGTAGATTTGGCCATTGACGACTCAGTTGTGACTTCAAGTGTTTCTAAATCATTAGGTAAAGTAGCTACCTTTGATTGGTCTGTTGTCGTTGTCCTTACATTTACTGTTGCAGATTCAGAATTTATTACAGAGGATAAACCCTCTGTTGGTTTAATCTTGGTTGTACTTGCTTCTGGTTCATTTATAACAGTTGTTGCTGTGCCTGTCCTCGGTGCATTTGCTGTATTGGGTGcatttgtttttgctgtgttAGATTCTTTCAATGTAGTATGTGCTGTCGAAGCAGTACCTGCATTATCGTGTGTTGCAGGGTCTTGTGTTACTCTGAAGACAGTGGTCGCGCTTCCTAAGGTATGAGCCACTGTTACTGGTTTTATTGAAACTTCTGTTACAGATTCAGTTTTGACTGGTGAAGGTTTTTTTGtaactttaaatgtttctgGTACCAAGGTTGAGTCTTCAGGTACAGTATCTAGCTTTGCTAAGCGTGTTGTTGTTCTTGTAACTTCTGTTGTAGATTTTATTACAGAAGATGAACCCTGAGCTGATGTAGTCATTGTTGCAATTGCTTCAGGTTCATTTATAACAGATGTTGCTGTGCTTGTCCCTGGTGCATTTGCTGTTTTAGATTCTTTCGCTGTACTCTGTGGTGTTGAAGTAGAACTTGAATCAGCTTTTGTCGCAGACTCTTGTGTTACTTTGATAGCACTTGTCGGTCCCTCTGaggtatatgtgtgtgttactGGCTTCACTGAAACTTGTGTTGCAGATTGAGTTTTGGCAGGTGAAGGTTCCATTGTAACTTGAATGATTTCTGGTACCAAGGTTGAGGCTTTAGATTCAGTAGCATTCTCTGCGAAGTGTGTTGTTGTTCTTGTACCTTCTGTTGTAGATTTTATTACAGAAGATGAACCCTGTGCTAATGTAGTCTTGGTTGTACTTGTTTCAGGTTCGTTTATAACAGTTGTTGCTGTGCTTGTCCCTGGTGCATGTGCTGTATTGGGCACATCTACAGTATGAGCCACTGTTACTGCCTTTGATATAACGGTTGTAGATTTGGCCATTGACGACTCAGTTGTGACTTCAAGTGTTTCTAAATCATTAGGTAAAGTAGCTACCTTTGATTGGTCTGTTGTCGTTGTCCTTACATTTACTGTTGCAGATTCAGAATTTATTACAGAGGATAAACCCTCTGTTGGTTTAATCTTGGTTGTACTTGCTTCTGGTTCATTTATAACAGTTGTTGCTGTGCCTGTCCTCGGTGCATTTGCTGTATTGGGTGcatttgtttttgc
This sequence is a window from Triplophysa rosa linkage group LG4, Trosa_1v2, whole genome shotgun sequence. Protein-coding genes within it:
- the muc13a gene encoding mucin-2, whose protein sequence is MYLVVLLIFIGFLGPTCVNLNNESQSASSTDSPHNTSLSDQAVTVKTQMINRVRQLWPAANRTEIKIFRKGPLIIARQYWYPSLVIGLKKPQPMSSAFTTATTPTVPNTTQSFTSILPSSTLQTITETTASEPPTSNTTKTTISTQTTTIIQTSSTTNEKPTSRSISAAPPTNTASSTTNTQPETINPTQPNITTHSTLSTDYSIQQTITTPLVTSISSTRTTLATTLREPINNTTKHTTTRNEHTTASQVTAESVGMDTSVQKTTAVSSTNLPTTSGAGDGFQEFKTTTTAASTTAKRTFSPATPLSMSNISGSTVTPGTTKTATTASPNTDTVKKTTRMETPEEPTTAIGATKVKTTKKLPNETTVSTSETASSGVFTTAEATTARSSGMTSTLPAAVSETSTTANVRNVKETTAVKTTPTSSATTDIRTTTTGLAKHATVSEALTLVPETPEVTTESSPAKTESATQVKPVTVAHAVDVPNTAQAPGTSTATTVINEPETSTTKTTLAQGSSSVIKSTTEGTRTTTRFAENATESKASTLVPEIIQVTMEPSPAKTQSATQVSVKPVTHTYTSEGPTSAIKVTQESATKADSSSTSTPQSTAKESNTANAPGTSTATSVINEPEAIATMTTSAQGSSSVIKSTTEVTRTTTRLAKLDTVPEDSTLVPETFKVTIKPSPVKTESVTEVSIKPVTVAHTLGSATTVFRVTQDPATHDNAGTASTAHTTLKESNTAKTNAPNTANAPRTGTATTVINEPEASTTKIKPTEGLSSVINSESATVNVRTTTTDQSKVATLPNDLETLEVTTESSMAKSTTVISKAVTVAHTVDVPNTAHAPGTSTATTVINEPETSTTKTTLAQGSSSVIKSTTEGTRTTTHFAENATESKASTLVPEIIQVTMEPSPAKTQSATQVSVKPVTHTYTSEGPTSAIKVTQESATKADSSSTSTPQSTAKESKTANAPGTSTATSVINEPEAIATMTTSAQGSSSVIKSTTEVTRTTTRLAKLDTVPEDSTLVPETFKVTKKPSPVKTESVTEVSIKPVTVAHTLGSATTVFRVTQDPATHDNAGTASTAHTTLKESNTAKTNAPNTANAPRTGTATTVINEPEASTTKIKPTEGLSSVINSESATVNVRTTTTDQSKVATLPNDLETLEVTTESSMAKSTTVISKAVTVAHTVDVPNTAHAPGTSTATTVINEPETSTTKTTLAQGSSSVIKSTTEVTRTTTRLAKLDTVPEDSTLVPETFKVTTKPSPVKTESVTEVSIKPVTVAHTLGSATTVFRVTQDPATHDNAGTASTAHTTLKESNTAKTNAPNTANAPRTGTATTVINEPEASTTKIKPTEGLSSVINSESATVNVSTTTTDESKVATFPNDLETLEVTTESSMAKSTTVISKAVTVAHTLEGPTTVIRVTQESTTQAHADTASTAHTTLKSNTAQSSNTPTRASESGTRTSTTVINEPEAITTKTTSTQGSSSVINSESSTVDIRTTTTNTLPEDFTLVQETSKPVSMAHTLEGQTTVIRVTQADAGTASTTHTTLKSNTAQSSKTPTRATESGTSTSTAVINEPEAITTKTTPAEYTNSVFKSTTEGTRTTTTGLTKSATVPKTLVIETSHVTMEPPLDQTATVTSKPVTVAHTLAPNTVIRATQTDLNSASTTHKILKESNTANAPGTSSATTVMIEQETSTTKTSAQGSSSVINSESASVDIRTTTTGQAKVATLPEATLTFAPETSQVTTESSPAKTESTTVKSKQVTVAHNLEGPTTVIRVTREPGTQAEAGTASTTHTTLNESNIDDSTNATTTLTGSSTTTTFINEPEITATKTTLAQDSTSVINSAIAEARTTTTTGLAKLATVPEALTLVLQTSQVTMEPSPAKTKFTTQVADAGIASTAHTTFKEEYSTAKTNAPNTADAPGTAATVINNQVTSTTKTTSAEGSSSVIKSTTEVTKTTTTGSTKLATESKSSTSVPQTSRVTMEPSPAKTQSAIVASKPVTEAQTFKGPTSAIRVTQEHGTQDDASTALSAHTTMEKSNTSSNVPNTVNAPGTSTATIAINQPDASTAKTTSTQGSSSVINSSTEDAKTTVLAKKATESEASTLVPTEPPPAKTQSTTQVSMKPITVAHALEGPTTNATTTAPPVAPPTVLKSVSPTTQTLKSTENTTTYTRTTPLPPTIKSTNASTRNASAPHTSPAPPRHEPASLKPPTSAAAMYVPTELPTHRPDRNEGSIDLLFSLNETFDIVYSDRTTDDFLSLATKVVIAINKLYKEKYKEFKRSRVNSFSKGSIKVDMTLVFENTSVVPSTANVEDVLYNAVTISDIPLNIINDTIKAATPYTDALTTINQANTATVQQTTVKTNTNTGYTNTPSSASPWTLHYSIMAATAITTVFVTRAVV